A region from the Triticum urartu cultivar G1812 chromosome 1, Tu2.1, whole genome shotgun sequence genome encodes:
- the LOC125531920 gene encoding uncharacterized protein LOC125531920: MAGAGPGEKPPRPPAGLPAAATAAPGGGDTSLLGTGGLSDSGTGIRGVVVRRAPHDRVIGEEEESGRPTPTASVTGQRVGDADDTIPSAAALRADTARFLANLTVVDHASSSATVPARQPSTEVAPTASELLDPKSKECLLDMRPDSEDPLFTQTQVRPRGDVGVIGYRRPGRGAADAPGADSAATMAMVPRALGAQLERAPQPHGALLPSLYQPSGPKGFVQPDRDRRLALASHGRHSRAPSPANLVMISQADVDRGWAALQQATIERDMLIRQNHDLATALQEAAGRTQGLQQECQFLRQELQRHQTQRGSGVAGQHECWDCFSRPAEVVAVPCLHKCLCNRCYVKRHTCPYCGLCWLHSLEALFGSFRFEGVWRGLRGIKSPTSQNPPQSPPILSNPLVGGINRTSNE, from the exons ATGGCGGGCGCGGGTCCCGGCGAGAAGCCGCCGCGGCCTCCTGCTGggctgccggcggcggcgacCGCGGCGCCCGGCGGCGGCGACACCTCCCTTCTCGGCACAG GCGGGCTGAGTGATTCGGGGACGGGGATTCGTGGGGTTGTGGTGAGGAGGGCGCCGCACGATCGCGTCATCGGCGAGGAGGAAGAATCGGGGCGTCCGACGCCGACCGCCTCGGTCACGGGACAGCGCGTGGGCGACGCCGACGATACCATC CCTTCTGCGGCGGCGCTGCGCGCCGACACGGCCCGTTTTCTGGCGAACCTCACTGTCGTCGACCATGCTTCCTCTTCCGCGACGGTCCCCGCGCGCCAGCCCAGCACGGAGGTGGCGCCGACAGCATCAGAACTGCTCGACCCCAAGTCCAAGGAGTGCCTGCTCGACATGCGTCCCGACTCGGAGGACCCGCTCTTCACACAGACACAGGTGAGGCCGCGCGGCGACGTCGGCGTGATCGGCTACAGAAGGCCAGGAAGGGGAGCCGCAGATGCTCCAGGCGCGGATTCTGCCGCGACGATGGCCATGGTGCCCAGAGCTCTGGGCGCGCAGCTGGAGCGGGCGCCGCAGCCGCACGGCGCACTCCTCCCCTCGCTGTACCAGCCATCGGGACCAAAGGGGTTCGTGCAACCTGACCGTGACCGCAGGCTCGCCCTCGCCTCCCATGGGCGCCACAGCAGGGCACCCTCGCCGGCAAACTTGGTCATGATATCG CAAGCTGACGTTGATCGCGGCTGGGCGGCACTGCAACAGGCGACCATCGAACGCGACATGCTCATCCGCCAGAACCACGACCTTGCTACGGCTCTCCAGGAAGCGGCCGGGCGCACCCAAGGTCTACAGCAAGAATGTCAGTTCCTCCGCCAAGAGCTGCAACGGCACCAGACGCAGCGCGGCAGCGGCGTGGCCGGCCAGCATGAGTGCTGGGACTGCTTCTCCAGGCCAGCGGAGGTGGTGGCCGTTCCTTGCCTTCACAAGTGCCTCTGCAATAGATGCTACGTCAAGCGCCACACGTGCCCCTACTGCGGCCTTTGTTGGCTTCATTCTCTTGAGGCCTTGTTCGGTTCCTTCAGATTTGAAGGGGTTTGGAGGGGATTGAGAGGGATTAAATCCCCCACAAGTCAAAATCCACCTCAATCCCCTCCAATCCTCTCCAATCCCCTTGTGGGAGGGATTAACCGAACAAGCAATGAGTGA